In Thermoplasmata archaeon, a single genomic region encodes these proteins:
- a CDS encoding thiolase domain-containing protein, producing MRDVAVIGVGETEFGELWDRSFRDLGIEAGLKAIQNAKIASEDIDAIYIGNMSAGKFIDQEHVSALVADYSGLADHHLPTVRVEGGGACGAIALMQARLAIASGMYDIVVVGGAEKMTDVGDVQAAEILSSTADQEWETVFGATFAGLYAMMARRHMHDYGTTREQLAAVAVKNHKNGSLNPEAQFQKEITLDTVLNSPLVAEPLGLFDCAPLSDGAAAVVLCAADRARKFTDAPVLLRGSGQASDFLALHDRRDITTMDATVVAGKRAFQEAKLGPKDIQVAEVHDNFTITEILAIEDLRFVEKGKGGPATAEGVTALNGKVSVNTSGGLKARGQPVGATGVAQAVEIVKQLRGEGGKRQVVGARHGLTHTLGGTGATAVVHIFERGD from the coding sequence ATGCGCGACGTGGCCGTCATCGGGGTCGGGGAGACGGAATTCGGAGAGCTCTGGGACCGCTCGTTCCGGGATCTCGGGATCGAGGCCGGGCTCAAGGCGATCCAGAACGCGAAGATCGCATCCGAGGACATCGACGCGATCTACATCGGCAACATGTCCGCGGGGAAGTTCATCGACCAGGAGCACGTGTCCGCGCTCGTCGCCGACTACTCGGGCCTCGCGGACCACCACCTGCCCACGGTGCGCGTGGAGGGCGGCGGGGCCTGCGGCGCCATCGCGTTGATGCAGGCCCGCCTGGCGATCGCCTCGGGCATGTACGACATCGTCGTGGTCGGAGGCGCGGAGAAGATGACCGACGTGGGCGACGTGCAGGCCGCGGAAATCCTCTCCAGCACCGCAGACCAGGAGTGGGAGACGGTCTTCGGCGCCACGTTTGCGGGCCTCTACGCGATGATGGCAAGGCGCCACATGCACGACTACGGCACGACGCGCGAGCAGCTCGCGGCGGTGGCGGTCAAGAATCACAAGAACGGCTCTCTGAACCCCGAGGCCCAGTTCCAGAAGGAAATCACCCTCGACACGGTCCTGAACTCGCCGCTCGTGGCGGAACCCCTCGGGCTCTTCGACTGCGCCCCCTTGAGCGACGGGGCGGCTGCCGTGGTCCTGTGCGCCGCCGACCGCGCGCGGAAGTTCACGGACGCCCCGGTCCTGCTTCGTGGTTCCGGGCAGGCGAGCGACTTCCTCGCCCTTCATGACCGGCGCGACATCACGACCATGGACGCCACCGTGGTTGCGGGGAAGCGCGCCTTCCAGGAGGCGAAGCTCGGGCCCAAGGACATCCAAGTCGCGGAGGTCCACGACAACTTCACGATCACGGAAATCCTGGCCATCGAGGACCTCCGGTTCGTCGAGAAGGGGAAGGGCGGCCCCGCCACCGCGGAGGGCGTCACCGCGCTGAACGGCAAGGTGTCCGTGAACACCTCGGGCGGGCTCAAGGCCCGCGGCCAGCCCGTGGGCGCGACGGGCGTCGCGCAGGCCGTGGAAATCGTGAAGCAGCTCCGCGGGGAAGGCGGGAAACGCCAGGTCGTGGGTGCACGACACGGCCTCACGCACACGCTCGGTGGCACCGGTGCGA